In one Stenotrophomonas maltophilia genomic region, the following are encoded:
- a CDS encoding dicarboxylate/amino acid:cation symporter, whose product MTAAAAGKKTLPLHWKMGIGFAIGLILGLTVHALGGSVDGLQTGAKWVMDYITTPASGLFLNLIFMLIVPLIFSALIMGVSEMGDIRALGRIGWKTLAYTVLLSGIAVAIGLVLVNLLKPGVGVDPQTAALMLSENAERSKEIVAGIHGTPKGMDMLLSIVPSNVLQAASDNGAILSLMFFALMFGIGMVLTDDEKVAPLRRAIEGVFEISMTLINLVIRLAPYAVACFMFNLAALFGFELIIRLGAYVGVVVLALGLHMVVTYGAAVWLSGRSPLSFFRDTQEATVMAFSTASSNATLPTALRVADQMGLPQRVSRFVLTVGATANQNGTALFEGVTVIFLAQFFGVDLSIGQQIMVMAVCILGGIGTAGVPSGSLPVVAMICAMVGVNPLGIGLILGVNHFLDMCRTALNVTGDLALTTLVAKGEGHDGPALVPDRD is encoded by the coding sequence ATGACAGCAGCTGCCGCCGGCAAGAAGACGTTGCCCCTGCACTGGAAGATGGGCATCGGCTTCGCGATCGGCCTGATCCTGGGACTGACCGTGCACGCCCTGGGTGGCAGCGTCGATGGTCTGCAGACCGGTGCCAAGTGGGTCATGGACTACATCACCACGCCTGCATCGGGGCTGTTCCTCAACCTGATCTTCATGCTGATCGTGCCGTTGATCTTCTCGGCGCTGATCATGGGCGTGTCGGAGATGGGCGACATCCGCGCCCTCGGCCGCATCGGCTGGAAGACGCTGGCCTATACCGTGCTGCTGTCCGGCATCGCCGTGGCCATCGGCCTGGTGCTGGTCAACCTGCTCAAGCCCGGCGTCGGCGTCGATCCGCAGACCGCCGCGCTGATGCTCTCGGAGAACGCCGAACGCAGCAAGGAGATCGTCGCCGGCATCCATGGCACGCCGAAGGGCATGGACATGCTGCTGTCGATCGTGCCGAGCAACGTGCTGCAGGCGGCCTCCGACAACGGCGCGATCCTCTCGCTGATGTTCTTCGCGCTGATGTTCGGCATCGGCATGGTGCTGACCGATGACGAGAAGGTCGCCCCGCTGCGCCGCGCCATCGAAGGCGTGTTCGAAATCTCGATGACCCTGATCAACCTGGTCATCCGCCTGGCACCGTATGCGGTGGCCTGCTTCATGTTCAACCTGGCCGCGCTGTTCGGTTTCGAGCTGATCATCCGCCTGGGCGCCTACGTGGGCGTGGTGGTGCTGGCACTGGGCCTGCACATGGTGGTGACCTACGGCGCCGCCGTGTGGCTGTCGGGCCGTTCGCCGCTGTCGTTCTTCCGCGATACCCAGGAAGCGACGGTGATGGCCTTCTCCACCGCCTCCAGCAACGCCACCCTGCCGACCGCGCTGCGCGTGGCCGACCAGATGGGCCTGCCGCAGCGCGTGTCCCGCTTCGTGCTGACCGTGGGCGCCACCGCCAACCAGAACGGCACGGCGCTGTTCGAGGGCGTGACGGTGATCTTCCTGGCCCAGTTCTTCGGCGTGGACCTGAGCATCGGCCAGCAGATCATGGTGATGGCGGTGTGCATCCTGGGGGGCATCGGTACCGCGGGCGTGCCGTCGGGTTCGCTGCCGGTGGTGGCGATGATCTGCGCCATGGTGGGGGTCAACCCGCTGGGGATCGGCCTGATCCTGGGCGTGAACCATTTCCTGGACATGTGCCGCACGGCGCTGAACGTGACCGGCGATCTGGCGCTGACCACCCTGGTGGCCAAGGGCGAGGGCCACGACGGCCCGGCGCTGGTTCCCGACCGCGACTGA
- a CDS encoding DUF58 domain-containing protein: MTDTSQEHGVSASEGDGLRPQLAELVALRRLAQRPPPPRRGRAGNAGQAPSPLRGRGMEYAESREYVAGDDARHIDWRVTARTGRAHTKLFQAERERVSLIVADTSPALYFGTRVRFKSVQAARAGAVAAWSAQRRGDRIGALRGSDREAPVAPAGGPRGVLRVLDALTRWYAQPPADDLGLERALDHAARVLRPGARLLVLADPQQAIRIAPARWGALAQHHDLSLVLLVDPLELQPPSAPLQFLAAQQRIGLDLRRSDVQAQWHAHFVEPLQELQRQLGARRIDVQVLSSDAASDAWLAPAPTEVPA, from the coding sequence ATGACCGATACATCCCAGGAGCATGGAGTGTCCGCCAGCGAAGGCGATGGACTGCGCCCGCAGCTGGCCGAGCTGGTGGCGCTGCGCCGTCTGGCCCAGCGTCCGCCGCCGCCCCGTCGCGGCCGCGCCGGCAATGCGGGGCAGGCACCATCGCCGCTGCGCGGGCGCGGCATGGAGTACGCGGAATCGCGCGAGTACGTCGCCGGTGACGATGCCCGTCATATCGACTGGCGCGTGACCGCGCGCACCGGTCGTGCCCATACCAAGCTGTTCCAGGCCGAACGCGAACGGGTCAGTCTGATCGTGGCCGATACCTCGCCTGCGCTGTATTTCGGCACCCGCGTGCGCTTCAAGTCGGTGCAGGCCGCGCGTGCCGGCGCAGTCGCCGCCTGGTCGGCGCAGCGCCGCGGCGACCGCATCGGTGCGCTGCGCGGCAGTGACCGCGAAGCGCCGGTGGCGCCGGCCGGTGGGCCGCGTGGCGTGCTGCGCGTGCTCGACGCGCTGACGCGCTGGTATGCGCAACCTCCGGCCGATGACCTGGGCCTGGAGCGCGCGCTGGACCACGCGGCGCGCGTACTGCGTCCGGGTGCACGGCTGCTGGTGCTGGCCGACCCGCAGCAGGCCATCCGCATTGCGCCGGCGCGATGGGGAGCGCTGGCCCAGCATCACGACCTCAGCCTGGTGCTGCTGGTCGATCCGCTGGAGCTGCAGCCGCCGTCGGCGCCCCTGCAGTTCCTTGCCGCCCAGCAGCGCATCGGACTGGACCTGCGCCGCAGCGACGTGCAGGCGCAGTGGCATGCGCATTTCGTTGAACCGCTGCAGGAACTGCAGCGCCAGCTGGGGGCACGCCGCATCGATGTGCAGGTACTGAGCAGTGACGCGGCCAGCGATGCCTGGCTGGCGCCGGCGCCTACCGAGGTACCCGCATGA
- a CDS encoding AAA family ATPase, which yields MNLPPPMPESAMPAATPATSHLHAAFNTLREALSAEIVGQAALVERLLIALLADGHLLVEGAPGLAKTTAIRALAARLEADFARVQFTPDLLPADLTGTEIWRPQEGRFEFVPGPIFHPILLADEINRAPAKVQSALLEAMGERQVTVGRHTYALPSLFLVMATQNPIEQEGTFPLPEAQLDRFLMHVRIGYPDQTAEAQILRLARERARGALGEAPAAPEKMPMQDVFQARRQVLDLHMAPALERYLVELVLASRDPARYDPALGRRIAWGASPRGSIALERCARARAWLAGRDFVTPDDVRAVAADVLRHRVLPSYEATAEGWDGERLVQELLARVPAP from the coding sequence ATGAACCTGCCCCCGCCGATGCCCGAATCTGCAATGCCGGCTGCCACGCCGGCCACGTCCCACCTGCACGCGGCGTTCAACACGTTGCGCGAGGCGCTGTCGGCCGAGATCGTCGGCCAGGCCGCCCTGGTCGAGCGCCTGCTGATCGCGCTGCTGGCTGATGGCCATCTGCTCGTGGAGGGCGCGCCCGGGTTGGCCAAGACCACCGCCATCCGCGCCCTGGCAGCGCGCCTGGAGGCCGATTTCGCGCGCGTGCAGTTCACCCCGGACCTGTTGCCTGCCGATCTGACCGGCACCGAGATCTGGCGCCCGCAGGAAGGCCGTTTTGAATTCGTGCCGGGCCCGATCTTCCATCCGATCCTGCTGGCCGATGAAATCAATCGTGCGCCGGCCAAGGTGCAGTCGGCGCTGCTGGAAGCGATGGGCGAGCGCCAGGTCACCGTGGGTCGCCACACCTATGCGTTGCCCTCGTTGTTCCTGGTGATGGCCACGCAGAACCCGATTGAGCAGGAGGGCACGTTCCCGTTGCCCGAAGCGCAGCTGGACCGCTTCCTGATGCATGTGCGCATCGGTTATCCGGACCAGACGGCCGAGGCGCAAATCCTGCGGCTGGCGCGCGAACGTGCGCGCGGCGCGCTGGGTGAAGCCCCGGCGGCCCCGGAGAAAATGCCGATGCAGGATGTCTTCCAGGCGCGTCGCCAGGTACTGGACCTGCACATGGCACCGGCCCTGGAACGCTACCTGGTGGAGCTGGTGCTGGCCTCCCGCGATCCGGCCCGCTACGACCCCGCGCTGGGCCGTCGCATCGCGTGGGGCGCAAGCCCGCGCGGTTCGATCGCGCTGGAGCGTTGCGCGCGTGCGCGCGCATGGTTGGCCGGCCGTGACTTCGTCACCCCTGATGATGTGCGTGCGGTGGCTGCGGACGTGCTGCGCCATCGCGTGCTGCCGAGCTACGAGGCGACCGCCGAAGGCTGGGATGGCGAACGGCTGGTGCAGGAACTGCTGGCCCGGGTGCCGGCACCCTGA
- a CDS encoding pilus assembly protein PilP — protein MRAQIVRGSMVLAVLLLAGCGRGVTSTPGDAPNLEKWVEGERARPAQPLEPLPVMQQFETFEYSAQGMRDPFTDAWTNPQQGNGGLRPDPNRRKEPLEGFPLDALDMVGTIGTGGSTVALVMGPDKVTYRVRPGGYLGQSDGRVTAVFEDRVELIELVPDGAGGWLERPATLALEDQ, from the coding sequence ATGCGCGCACAGATCGTACGCGGGTCGATGGTGCTGGCGGTCCTGCTGCTGGCCGGCTGTGGCCGCGGCGTGACCAGCACGCCGGGCGATGCGCCGAACCTGGAGAAGTGGGTGGAGGGCGAGCGTGCGCGACCGGCGCAGCCGCTGGAGCCGCTGCCGGTGATGCAGCAGTTCGAGACCTTCGAATACTCCGCGCAGGGCATGCGCGATCCGTTCACCGATGCCTGGACCAATCCGCAGCAGGGGAACGGCGGATTGCGACCGGACCCGAACCGGCGCAAGGAGCCCCTGGAGGGCTTCCCGCTGGACGCACTGGACATGGTCGGCACCATCGGCACCGGCGGCAGCACCGTCGCGCTGGTGATGGGGCCGGACAAGGTCACCTACCGGGTCCGCCCGGGCGGCTACCTGGGGCAGAGCGACGGGCGGGTCACCGCGGTCTTCGAGGACCGCGTTGAACTGATCGAACTGGTGCCGGATGGCGCGGGTGGTTGGCTGGAACGGCCAGCGACGCTCGCGCTGGAAGATCAATGA
- a CDS encoding vWA domain-containing protein: MSALASYWPWPDLQLAWPLALLAVPLPLLMLAWKRRAAPGAALRVPYAATELEALAGAGRIDARRWRALLLWLGWIALCVALARPQQLGEATTPPQQGRQMMLAMDVSGSMGEADMVLGGQAVDRLTAAKAVLADFLDRRAGDRIGLLIFGDRAYTLTPLTADLASVRDQLRDSVVGLAGRETAIGDAIGLAVKRLRSQPEGQRVLILLTDGVSNAGVLEPLRAAEVARAEGVRIHTVAFGGDGSMRFLGIPISADQDPVDEATLRQIARMTGGQFFRARDTAELAGIYAELDRLEPIAEKGPVLRPRDERYPWPLGVALLLGALAWAWPERRR, from the coding sequence ATGAGTGCGCTGGCGAGTTACTGGCCCTGGCCGGACCTGCAGCTGGCCTGGCCATTGGCGCTGTTGGCGGTGCCGTTGCCGTTGCTGATGCTGGCCTGGAAGCGCCGTGCCGCCCCCGGCGCTGCGCTGCGCGTGCCCTATGCCGCGACCGAACTGGAGGCCCTGGCCGGAGCAGGCCGTATCGATGCGCGCAGGTGGCGTGCGCTGCTGCTGTGGCTGGGCTGGATCGCGCTGTGCGTGGCGCTGGCGCGGCCGCAGCAGTTGGGCGAGGCGACCACACCGCCGCAGCAGGGGCGCCAGATGATGCTGGCGATGGACGTGTCCGGCAGCATGGGCGAGGCCGACATGGTGCTCGGCGGCCAGGCCGTCGATCGGCTGACCGCCGCCAAGGCCGTGCTGGCCGACTTTCTTGACCGTCGTGCAGGCGATCGCATCGGCCTGCTGATCTTTGGTGATCGGGCCTATACGCTGACCCCGCTCACTGCCGACCTGGCCAGCGTCCGCGACCAGCTGCGCGACAGCGTGGTCGGCCTGGCCGGGCGCGAGACCGCCATCGGCGATGCCATCGGCCTTGCGGTCAAGCGCCTGCGCAGCCAGCCCGAGGGCCAGCGTGTGCTGATCCTGCTCACCGATGGCGTCAGCAATGCAGGCGTGCTGGAACCGCTGCGTGCGGCGGAGGTAGCGCGTGCCGAGGGCGTGCGCATCCACACCGTCGCCTTTGGCGGCGATGGCAGCATGCGCTTTCTCGGCATTCCGATTTCCGCCGACCAGGACCCGGTGGACGAGGCGACGCTCAGGCAGATCGCCCGGATGACCGGCGGCCAGTTCTTCCGCGCCCGCGACACGGCCGAGCTTGCAGGCATCTATGCCGAGCTGGACCGGCTGGAGCCCATCGCGGAGAAGGGGCCGGTCCTGCGCCCGCGCGATGAGCGTTATCCCTGGCCGCTGGGCGTGGCGCTGCTGCTCGGTGCGCTTGCGTGGGCATGGCCGGAGCGTCGTCGATGA
- a CDS encoding DUF4381 family protein: MSAALPLRDVQLPPAPSWWPPAPGYLMIGAVLLLALLILALLWWRRRRRQQRWLQAFDRELAGATDAAAEVAAIAGLLRRAARQARPGSEALHDHAWWQRVDPQATLSAAQRDLLAEGAYRPQVDAADVAVLRRWARGRYLAMLQERRR, translated from the coding sequence ATGAGCGCAGCCCTGCCCCTGCGCGATGTGCAGCTGCCACCGGCACCGTCGTGGTGGCCACCGGCCCCCGGCTATCTGATGATCGGGGCGGTTCTGCTGCTGGCGCTGCTGATCCTCGCCCTGTTGTGGTGGCGTCGCCGTCGGCGTCAGCAGCGCTGGTTGCAGGCGTTTGATCGCGAGCTGGCGGGCGCGACCGATGCCGCCGCTGAGGTGGCGGCCATTGCGGGCCTGCTGCGCCGTGCCGCGCGTCAGGCACGGCCGGGCAGCGAAGCGTTGCATGACCACGCCTGGTGGCAGCGGGTGGATCCGCAGGCGACGTTGTCGGCGGCGCAGCGCGATCTGCTTGCCGAGGGCGCGTACCGGCCGCAGGTGGATGCGGCCGATGTCGCAGTGCTGCGCCGCTGGGCACGCGGACGTTACCTGGCGATGCTGCAGGAGCGGCGCCGATGA
- a CDS encoding BatD family protein, translating to MNMHGLRRCAAMLLLWLPLMAWAQPRAWLDRDRIAMGDTVTLNVQSDAGAPDFAPLRGDFDLSGQTSSRQVEWSNGSMQQRSLYGVALTPRRSGALTIPALQVGTAQTAPLTLQVDAAAPVTAANGAAMAFIQTDVDDDTPYVQQSVGVVVRLFFASQLASGELIVDTPAGASLQRVGDDRTDVRQVNGRRYNVVERRFLLIPERSGTLRLAGARFNGRSAGGFFDDFFGGGDGRMNATGADRTLQVQAQPVQAPQPWLPLQGLQLRYTSAPSTARTGEAATIVVEAIAEGATRAQFTDLPVPDLGTAAQVFAEPAQYEETFTGSTPRLKITRRYSVVPREPGPLQVPGPRVSWWNVRDGSAQQARLPDLALTVSAGTGTAAPAPPPPIDTDAALPDDDTRIAPTDPIASGTPSQPWPWIAAVIGLALLWLLTLLWGWQRGRGGPSMRGATRPPGPPSGPEASEGRGSVAELRRVLDGEGFDQVEAQLCAMAGVPRLEQVIARLGDPIQRRVLQDLQQVRWGGQGEPAPLRVRLREAFRDGPHWSGTARGTDTGLAPLYPQRRT from the coding sequence ATGAACATGCACGGCCTACGCCGGTGTGCGGCAATGCTGCTGCTGTGGCTGCCATTGATGGCCTGGGCACAGCCGCGGGCATGGCTGGACCGCGATCGCATCGCGATGGGCGATACGGTCACCCTCAACGTGCAGAGTGATGCCGGTGCGCCCGACTTCGCGCCGCTGCGCGGTGACTTCGATCTCAGTGGGCAGACCAGCAGCCGCCAGGTGGAGTGGAGCAACGGCAGCATGCAGCAACGCAGTCTGTATGGCGTGGCACTGACACCGCGACGCAGTGGCGCGCTGACGATCCCGGCCCTGCAGGTGGGTACTGCGCAGACCGCACCGCTGACGTTGCAGGTGGACGCCGCCGCCCCGGTCACCGCTGCCAACGGTGCGGCCATGGCGTTCATACAGACCGATGTCGACGATGACACGCCCTACGTGCAGCAGAGCGTTGGCGTGGTCGTGCGCCTGTTCTTCGCCTCGCAGCTGGCCTCCGGCGAGCTCATCGTGGATACGCCCGCCGGTGCCTCGCTGCAGCGGGTGGGCGACGACCGCACCGACGTGAGGCAGGTCAATGGACGCCGCTACAACGTGGTCGAGCGCCGCTTCCTGCTGATTCCCGAGCGCAGCGGGACACTGCGCCTGGCCGGCGCGCGCTTCAACGGCCGCAGCGCAGGCGGCTTCTTCGATGACTTCTTCGGAGGGGGCGATGGCCGCATGAACGCCACCGGCGCCGACCGCACGCTGCAGGTGCAGGCACAGCCGGTGCAGGCGCCGCAGCCGTGGCTGCCGTTGCAGGGCCTGCAGTTGCGCTATACCAGCGCGCCGAGTACTGCGCGTACCGGCGAGGCCGCCACCATCGTGGTCGAAGCGATCGCCGAAGGTGCCACCCGTGCCCAGTTCACCGACCTTCCGGTTCCGGACCTCGGCACGGCGGCGCAGGTGTTCGCCGAACCGGCGCAGTACGAAGAGACCTTCACTGGCAGCACCCCGCGGTTGAAGATCACCCGTCGTTACTCCGTCGTGCCCCGCGAGCCGGGTCCGCTGCAGGTGCCGGGGCCGAGGGTGTCATGGTGGAACGTGCGCGACGGCAGCGCGCAGCAGGCACGACTGCCGGACCTGGCACTGACGGTCAGCGCCGGTACGGGCACTGCCGCGCCCGCCCCGCCGCCGCCGATCGACACCGATGCAGCGCTGCCCGACGACGACACGCGCATTGCGCCCACCGATCCGATCGCCTCGGGGACGCCGAGCCAGCCCTGGCCCTGGATTGCCGCGGTGATCGGCCTGGCGCTGCTGTGGCTGCTGACCCTGCTGTGGGGCTGGCAGCGCGGACGCGGTGGGCCGTCCATGCGCGGTGCCACTCGCCCGCCGGGGCCGCCGTCCGGGCCGGAAGCCAGCGAAGGACGCGGCAGCGTCGCCGAACTGCGCCGGGTGCTGGACGGCGAGGGCTTCGACCAGGTCGAAGCGCAGCTGTGCGCGATGGCAGGTGTACCGCGGCTGGAGCAGGTCATCGCCAGGCTGGGTGATCCGATCCAGCGCCGAGTGCTGCAGGACCTCCAGCAGGTGCGATGGGGCGGGCAGGGAGAGCCGGCACCGCTGCGTGTGCGGTTGCGCGAGGCCTTCCGTGACGGACCACACTGGTCGGGGACCGCCCGCGGCACCGACACTGGGCTGGCGCCGCTGTATCCGCAGCGCCGAACCTGA
- a CDS encoding VWA domain-containing protein, which translates to MIALASHLPDWNALHFLRPDWLWALAALPLIVAVAVYRQRRSDAWRQAVDAHLLPHLLASGPRRRMRLPWAQLLGWTLACLALAGPSWRQQAQPMFQASAPLLVVLDLSSRITATDLPPSRLLQARAKIGTLLRAREGGQVGLIVYADDAYTVAPLTEDASNVALYLDALSPDVMPRDGQRADRGIDWATRLMRQTGTPQGQILVVTDQADDEAELAASQARSLGLQVSVLGLGTPGGAAYRDSSGQIRQAALDEGRLRAVATAGGGRYVRIAADDRDLRALGVLDAREGTALQRPGTGHQWRDEGFWLLPPLMLLALLAFRRRALLAAVLAVGLLPWTDGAQAQAQAQTRPVQGTLWKRADQVQHQRLAEGVQAYRQGDFARARQQFEGLDTAAGWYNLGNVLARQGQYDDAIAAYDRALALHPGMADAVANRAFVDAARKRKSPGGQRQNPGQQNPPRKPSSTPQDQQGQPQQGQPSGQGQPQAPSQRPPPSDAGAQPQPRPGERGNQGPPSPPQAEDAHAQAEADAQQRQRMQQAIEQGREGREKNDPTVAGDDGRTPRQREEQQAVDAWMRRVPDDPGALLRAKFQLENERRKREGR; encoded by the coding sequence ATGATCGCCCTGGCATCCCATCTGCCGGACTGGAACGCGCTGCATTTCCTGCGGCCTGACTGGCTGTGGGCGTTGGCCGCGCTGCCGTTGATCGTGGCCGTAGCGGTGTATCGACAGCGCCGCAGCGATGCATGGCGGCAGGCGGTCGATGCCCATCTGCTGCCCCATCTGCTGGCGTCGGGGCCGCGCCGTCGCATGCGCCTGCCGTGGGCGCAGCTGCTGGGCTGGACGCTGGCGTGCCTGGCCCTGGCCGGGCCCAGCTGGCGACAGCAGGCGCAGCCGATGTTCCAGGCCAGCGCACCGTTGCTGGTGGTGCTGGACCTGTCCAGCCGGATCACCGCCACCGACCTGCCGCCGTCGCGCCTGCTGCAGGCGCGGGCCAAGATCGGCACGTTGCTGCGCGCCCGCGAGGGTGGCCAGGTTGGGCTGATCGTCTATGCGGACGATGCCTATACCGTCGCTCCGTTGACCGAGGATGCCAGCAATGTCGCGCTCTATCTGGACGCGCTGTCGCCGGATGTCATGCCGCGCGATGGCCAGCGTGCCGATCGTGGCATCGATTGGGCGACACGGCTGATGCGGCAGACCGGCACGCCCCAGGGGCAGATCCTGGTGGTCACCGACCAGGCTGACGATGAGGCCGAACTCGCTGCTTCGCAGGCCCGCAGCCTGGGGCTGCAGGTGTCGGTGCTGGGTCTGGGAACTCCGGGCGGTGCCGCGTACCGCGACAGCAGCGGCCAGATCCGCCAGGCCGCGCTGGACGAAGGCCGCCTGCGCGCCGTGGCGACGGCCGGCGGCGGCCGCTATGTGCGGATCGCCGCCGATGACCGCGACCTGCGCGCGCTGGGTGTGCTCGATGCCCGTGAGGGCACAGCGCTGCAGCGGCCGGGTACCGGTCACCAATGGCGCGACGAAGGCTTCTGGTTGCTGCCGCCGTTGATGCTGCTTGCGCTGCTGGCGTTCCGACGGCGTGCGCTGCTGGCTGCCGTGCTGGCGGTCGGCCTGTTGCCGTGGACGGACGGCGCGCAGGCGCAGGCGCAGGCACAGACGCGGCCGGTGCAGGGCACGCTGTGGAAGCGGGCGGACCAGGTGCAGCATCAGCGTCTGGCCGAAGGCGTACAGGCCTACCGCCAGGGTGACTTCGCACGTGCCCGGCAGCAGTTCGAAGGGCTCGACACCGCGGCCGGCTGGTACAACCTCGGCAATGTGCTGGCCCGCCAGGGCCAGTACGACGATGCCATAGCCGCCTACGATCGCGCACTGGCCCTGCACCCGGGGATGGCCGACGCGGTGGCCAACCGTGCGTTTGTCGATGCTGCACGCAAGCGCAAGTCGCCGGGTGGCCAGCGGCAGAACCCGGGACAGCAGAATCCGCCCCGGAAGCCGTCCTCGACGCCGCAGGATCAGCAGGGCCAGCCACAGCAGGGCCAGCCGTCGGGGCAGGGACAGCCGCAGGCGCCCTCGCAGCGCCCCCCGCCCTCAGACGCCGGCGCCCAGCCGCAACCGCGGCCCGGTGAGCGTGGTAATCAGGGGCCGCCGTCACCGCCCCAGGCCGAGGACGCCCATGCGCAGGCCGAGGCCGACGCGCAGCAGCGACAGCGCATGCAGCAGGCCATCGAACAGGGGCGCGAGGGCCGGGAGAAGAATGATCCGACCGTGGCGGGCGATGACGGCCGCACGCCGCGCCAGCGTGAGGAACAACAGGCGGTGGACGCCTGGATGCGGCGCGTGCCGGATGATCCGGGCGCGTTGCTGCGTGCCAAGTTCCAGCTGGAAAACGAACGCAGGAAGAGGGAAGGGCGATGA
- a CDS encoding type IV pilus secretin PilQ produces MTFHQAKGLRPIRRSTLNRVSALGVALMLACAPALAAAPAEKPASTAVAPSAPATTGLSVSKIDFKRGDDGVGRLILQFDGQGAIPDLRTQGSNVVVDVGNARLPANLQKPMNVVDFATPVQRIDAKPSGAGTQLVLSTAGTVESLAYQSGNEYVVEISPRQAPAAVGAVNAGTVTQAAKAVGQRGYSGKPVTFNFQDVPVRTVLQLIAEESNLNVVASDSVQGNVTLRLVNVPWDQALDIVLRAKGLDKRRDGSVIWVAPQAELAKFEQEKEDARIAIENREDLVTDYVQINYHSATQIFKALTEAKGIGGGGGGGSGGSSSQEESGFLSTRGRIVADERTNTLMISDIPKKIARMRELIGVIDRPVDQVLIESRIVIATDTFARELGAKFGISGSRDNVYFSGSLDANAKTRKSQVDTALENAKAVREWQAGGSVGPAPVPTGSTIERGLNWNLPVALANNPGSLALSILNAGYLLDVELSAMQEESRGEVISNPRVVTTNQREAMIKQGKEIGYVTISGTGAAGGAGSTPNVQFKEVVLELRVTPTITNDNRVFLNMQVKKDEVDRLIELQGYGTVPSINRREVNTAVLVEDGQTVVIGGVYEFTDRNSISKVPFLGDVPFLGNLFKKRGRNKDKAELLVFVTPKVLRVAKQN; encoded by the coding sequence ATGACCTTTCACCAAGCCAAGGGGCTGCGTCCCATCCGGCGCTCTACCTTGAACCGTGTCAGCGCGCTGGGAGTCGCGCTGATGCTGGCCTGCGCTCCGGCGCTGGCCGCCGCACCGGCGGAGAAACCGGCCAGCACCGCGGTGGCCCCTTCGGCCCCGGCGACAACTGGCCTGTCGGTGTCCAAGATCGATTTCAAGCGCGGCGATGATGGCGTCGGCCGCCTGATCCTGCAGTTCGACGGCCAGGGCGCGATTCCCGACCTGCGCACGCAGGGCAGCAACGTCGTGGTCGACGTGGGCAACGCGCGCCTGCCGGCCAACCTGCAGAAGCCGATGAACGTGGTCGACTTTGCCACGCCCGTGCAGCGCATCGATGCCAAGCCATCGGGCGCCGGGACCCAGCTGGTGCTGAGCACGGCGGGTACGGTGGAGTCGCTGGCCTACCAGAGCGGCAACGAATACGTGGTCGAGATCAGTCCGCGACAGGCGCCCGCCGCCGTCGGTGCGGTCAACGCCGGTACGGTCACCCAGGCGGCGAAGGCCGTCGGCCAGCGTGGCTACTCGGGCAAGCCGGTCACCTTCAACTTCCAGGACGTGCCGGTGCGCACGGTGCTGCAGTTGATCGCCGAAGAATCCAACCTCAATGTCGTGGCGTCCGATTCGGTACAGGGCAACGTGACCCTGCGCCTGGTCAACGTTCCGTGGGACCAGGCGCTGGACATCGTGCTGCGCGCGAAGGGCCTGGACAAGCGTCGCGATGGCAGCGTGATCTGGGTCGCGCCGCAGGCCGAGCTGGCCAAGTTCGAGCAGGAGAAGGAAGACGCCCGCATCGCCATCGAGAACCGCGAAGACCTGGTGACCGATTACGTGCAGATCAACTACCACAGCGCGACGCAGATCTTCAAAGCGCTGACCGAGGCCAAGGGCATCGGCGGCGGTGGCGGTGGTGGAAGTGGCGGTTCCTCGTCGCAGGAGGAAAGCGGGTTCCTGTCCACGCGCGGCCGCATCGTTGCCGACGAGCGCACCAACACGCTGATGATCAGCGACATCCCCAAGAAGATCGCACGCATGCGCGAACTGATCGGGGTGATCGATCGTCCAGTGGACCAGGTGCTGATCGAAAGCCGCATCGTGATCGCCACCGACACCTTCGCCCGCGAACTGGGTGCGAAGTTCGGCATCAGCGGCAGCCGCGACAATGTCTACTTCAGCGGCAGCCTCGACGCCAACGCCAAGACCCGCAAATCGCAGGTCGATACCGCGCTGGAGAACGCCAAGGCCGTGCGTGAGTGGCAGGCCGGTGGCAGTGTCGGTCCGGCACCCGTGCCGACCGGCTCGACCATCGAGCGTGGCCTGAACTGGAACCTGCCGGTGGCCCTGGCCAACAACCCGGGTTCGCTGGCGCTGTCGATCCTCAACGCGGGCTACCTGCTGGATGTCGAGTTGTCGGCCATGCAGGAGGAATCGCGTGGCGAAGTGATCTCCAATCCGCGCGTGGTCACCACCAACCAGCGCGAGGCGATGATCAAGCAGGGCAAGGAGATCGGTTACGTCACCATCAGCGGTACCGGTGCCGCCGGGGGCGCGGGTTCGACGCCGAACGTGCAGTTCAAGGAAGTCGTGCTGGAGCTGCGGGTGACCCCGACGATCACCAATGACAACCGCGTGTTCCTGAACATGCAGGTCAAGAAGGATGAAGTCGATCGCCTGATCGAACTGCAGGGCTACGGTACGGTGCCGTCGATCAACCGCCGCGAAGTCAATACCGCGGTGCTGGTCGAGGACGGCCAGACCGTGGTGATCGGCGGTGTGTACGAGTTCACCGATCGCAACAGCATCAGCAAGGTGCCGTTCCTGGGCGATGTGCCGTTCCTGGGCAATCTGTTCAAGAAGCGCGGTCGCAACAAGGACAAGGCCGAGCTGCTGGTGTTCGTGACGCCGAAGGTGCTGCGCGTGGCCAAGCAGAACTGA